From one Mytilus edulis chromosome 1, xbMytEdul2.2, whole genome shotgun sequence genomic stretch:
- the LOC139522809 gene encoding uncharacterized protein: MNNRKKSKLSAKEILIRNRERKRLQKNETSRKSYGKLYKNKESETKTYSQTINARKKREQREKSKKINERKLKNKMNVRKHRGKKNVELSSMSLVVPEGSNVFKNRMEKARALRKFKEGLPKSPSKRCAVISTYLARRSPRSPTIANLKHSVSPVEMAVVADIQEIIKSTKLKRSKNARSVMNSVTASISGENLANSRGKIKLCKNLGLPARRVAGGQRIRSRILKSESSAWALTQQKTRKDSISEETKKTVYNFWLSDGISHPTGNKSDIKRERSGPNLYTSHMTHVLEKTQTDAYLDFVAKYPEIKIGQRAFEKLRSFFVRPASEKDRNTCCCRYHVEANLVFKACMKFRKSCDRETDSQESDYPVFEKKIVLTENVAFAELVISNFHPTNHSRLQLLNGKNMNI, encoded by the coding sequence atgaataacagaaaaaaaagtaaactttcgGCTAAGGAAATACTTATTAGGAACAGAGAACGAAAAAGGCTTCAGAAAAATGAAACGAGTAGAAAATCTTATGGAAAGTTGTACAAGAATAAAGAGAGCGAGACAAAAACATATAGTCAAACGATTAATGCAAGAAAAAAGAGAGAACAAAGGGAGAAAtctaagaaaataaatgaaagaaaactgaaaaataaaatgaatgtccGTAAACACAgaggtaaaaaaaatgtagaacttTCATCAATGTCACTTGTTGTACCAGAAGgttcaaatgttttcaaaaacagaaTGGAAAAGGCCAGAGCCCtaagaaaatttaaagaaggTTTACCAAAATCTCCATCTAAACGATGCGCAGTTATATCGACTTATTTGGCCCGCAGATCCCCTCGATCGCCAACAATAGCTAATCTGAAACATTCAGTTTCGCCAGTTGAAATGGCCGTCGTTGCAGATAttcaagaaataataaaatctacaaaattaAAGCGATCTAAGAATGCACGTTCGGTAATGAATTCTGTTACTGCATCAATCAGCGGGGAAAATTTAGCAAACTCGAGAGGTAAAATTAAACTGTGTAAAAATTTAGGTTTGCCAGCAAGAAGGGTTGCTGGAGGCCAGCGTATTAGGTCTAGAATTCTTAAAAGTGAATCGTCTGCATGGGCTCTTACGCAACAGAAAACAAGAAAAGATTCCATTtcagaagaaacaaagaaaacagtttataaCTTTTGGCTCTCTGATGGCATATCACACCCGACCGGCAACAAATCCGATATCAAAAGAGAACGATCGGGACCAAACTTATATACTTCGCATATGACACACGTGCTGGAAAAAACACAAACTGATGCGTATTTAGATTTTGTCGCCAAATATCCGGAAATTAAAATTGGTCAAAGAGCATTTGAGAAACTTCGATCGTTTTTCGTAAGACCTGCATCTGAAAAAGATAGAAATACATGCTGTTGTAGATATCACGTGGAAGCAAACCTTGTTTTCAAAGCATGTATGAAGTTCAGAAAATCGTGTGACAGGGAAACCGATTCGCAAGAAAGTGACTATCccgtatttgagaaaaaaattgtcttgacCGAAAATGTAGCCTTTGCGGAGTTGGTAATTTCAAACTTTCACCCAACGAATCACAGTCGTCTTCAACTGTTGAatggcaaaaatatgaatatataa